The Daucus carota subsp. sativus chromosome 7, DH1 v3.0, whole genome shotgun sequence genome window below encodes:
- the LOC108194952 gene encoding uncharacterized protein LOC108194952, translated as MERAFSQHITRRFIDLENVEEREYSTAINSAHSLKLEQEEVVEVQEKEEQEGDDVAHLVGCISLHKKSSDSNHGGEDLSIRKYRSWFQKQKSIAAGREKQMKASMDLDDFIEEQMKHFHAQYSRGVVPTHLEDLSKLLMPKSTPPNELAALSWLGDWRPSSFLDLLRSLSHSLPSLSKSKTTGLVLSKLTHDVRIEEAVIDE; from the exons ATGGAAAGGGCTTTCTCTCAGCACATAAC GAGGCGTTTCATAGACTTGGAAAATGTAGAGGAAAGAGAGTATAGCACTGCTATAAATAGCGCTCACTCTTTGAAActtgaacaagaagaagttgttgaagtgcaagaaaaagaagaacaagaaggaGATGATGTAGCTCATCTTGTTGGTTGCATAAGCCTGCACAAGAAGAGTTCAGACTCAAATCATGGAG GTGAAGATCTCTCAATCCGGAAGTACAGATCTTGGTTCCAAAAGCAAAAGAGTATTGCAGCAGGGCGAGAGAAACAAATGAAGGCAAGTATGGATCTTGATGATTTTATTGAGGAACAAATGAAACATTTTCATGCTCAATATAGTAGAGGCGTCGTCCCAACACACCTGGAGGACCTGTCTAAACTTCTGATGCCAAAATCGACTCCACCAAATGAACTTGCTGCTTTGTCCTGGCTTGGTGATTGGAGGCCCTCTTCCTTTTTGGACCTCCTCCGCTCACTGTCACACTCATTACCTTCCTTGTCCAAGTCCAAGACAACTGGGCTGGTCCTATCAAAACTAACCCATGATGTACGAATTGAGGAAGCCGTGATTGATgagtaa